Proteins encoded in a region of the Leifsonia sp. PS1209 genome:
- a CDS encoding sensor histidine kinase — translation MRAARLWLRSLAVVIAVAANVVAQIVSAMTGDYGPRPQGIGWAIVFVLVALVYAGCAIVAWKVVRSPIAGWLMVGASLFWAAGAWYPIVRDIGWLWPLLEGVTDLWAVLVGILVLSYPTGRIVSRFDRWIVIAVSVAFLVRFAGILLFSSPTPAECGCVPNAYAIVPSDGADFWFGVGWRLAGLALLLTVAVRLAMRWFQSTLPARRVAFVMPLALLLWCYGTVQDSVSFTLGWDSGWLQFVPPLAIALIPPSYVGGVLYARGLRSRVADLVIVARDRVDRALWESSLARTLHDSSLRVYWWDDHLEGFETSDGERIADGGGPQRPGRSTLTIDSDQGPIALIEHDVALSQDDRLLDAVSSALLLSVDNDRLRQKLERTLQEVRESRLRIVEEGYLARRRLERDLHDGSQQQLVSLAISLRIATAKAETAGSAELADDLARASTQLADALRELRELARGIHPTVLTDGDLASAIEELANRSHLPVEVHVDVPHRLPDVIEETIYFSVSEALANAAKHSQARNCSVSVSRTDGTVTVVVKDDGQGGARVEPGGGLGGIRDRVEAVDGHAEVQSVAGLGTIIELTIPAPHAAQSAE, via the coding sequence ATGAGGGCCGCGCGACTCTGGCTCCGCTCGCTCGCCGTCGTGATCGCGGTCGCGGCAAACGTCGTCGCCCAGATCGTGAGCGCCATGACCGGCGACTACGGGCCGCGCCCGCAGGGCATCGGCTGGGCGATCGTGTTCGTGCTCGTCGCGCTGGTCTACGCCGGATGCGCGATCGTCGCGTGGAAGGTGGTGCGCAGTCCCATCGCCGGGTGGCTGATGGTCGGCGCATCCCTGTTCTGGGCGGCGGGCGCCTGGTATCCGATCGTCAGGGACATCGGCTGGCTGTGGCCGCTGCTGGAGGGCGTGACCGACCTGTGGGCGGTGCTGGTCGGGATCCTGGTGCTGTCGTATCCGACCGGCAGAATCGTCTCGCGCTTCGACCGCTGGATCGTCATCGCCGTGTCCGTCGCCTTCCTCGTGCGCTTCGCGGGCATCCTGCTGTTCTCGTCGCCGACGCCCGCCGAGTGCGGGTGCGTCCCGAACGCGTACGCGATCGTCCCGAGCGACGGAGCGGACTTCTGGTTCGGTGTCGGCTGGCGGCTGGCCGGGCTCGCCCTGTTGCTGACCGTCGCGGTGAGGCTCGCGATGCGCTGGTTCCAGTCGACCCTGCCCGCACGGAGGGTGGCGTTCGTGATGCCGCTCGCGCTGCTGCTCTGGTGCTACGGCACCGTGCAGGACTCAGTGAGCTTCACCCTCGGCTGGGACAGCGGCTGGCTGCAGTTCGTGCCTCCGCTGGCGATCGCGCTCATCCCGCCGTCGTACGTCGGCGGCGTGCTCTACGCGCGCGGACTGCGATCGAGGGTGGCCGACCTGGTGATCGTCGCCCGCGACAGAGTCGACAGGGCGCTCTGGGAGTCGAGCCTCGCCCGCACGCTGCACGACAGTTCGTTGCGCGTCTACTGGTGGGACGATCACCTGGAGGGCTTCGAGACCAGCGACGGCGAACGCATCGCCGATGGCGGCGGACCGCAGCGGCCTGGCCGCTCCACCCTCACGATCGACTCCGACCAGGGCCCGATCGCGCTGATCGAGCACGACGTGGCCCTCAGTCAGGACGACAGGCTGCTGGATGCGGTGTCCTCCGCCCTGCTGCTCTCCGTCGACAACGACCGGTTGCGGCAGAAGCTCGAGCGCACCCTGCAGGAGGTGCGCGAGTCGCGTCTCCGCATCGTCGAGGAGGGCTACCTCGCCAGGCGTCGGCTGGAGCGCGACCTGCACGACGGGTCGCAGCAGCAGCTCGTCTCGCTCGCCATCAGCCTGCGGATCGCGACGGCGAAAGCCGAGACGGCCGGGAGCGCCGAGCTCGCAGACGACCTGGCGCGCGCATCCACCCAACTGGCGGACGCCCTGCGGGAGCTGCGGGAGCTGGCGAGGGGCATCCACCCGACGGTGCTCACCGACGGCGACCTGGCGTCGGCGATCGAAGAGCTCGCCAACCGCAGCCATCTCCCGGTCGAGGTGCACGTCGACGTGCCGCACCGGCTGCCGGACGTGATCGAGGAGACGATCTACTTCTCGGTGTCGGAAGCGCTCGCGAACGCGGCGAAGCACTCGCAGGCGCGCAACTGCTCGGTGAGCGTGAGCCGGACGGACGGGACCGTGACGGTGGTCGTGAAGGACGACGGCCAGGGCGGAGCCCGCGTCGAACCGGGGGGAGGGCTCGGCGGGATCCGCGACCGCGTCGAGGCCGTCGACGGGCACGCGGAGGTTCAGTCCGTCGCGGGGCTCGGGACGATCATCGAGCTCACCATCCCCGCACCGCACGCAGCGCAGAGCGCGGAGTAG
- a CDS encoding MGMT family protein produces the protein MPSSSERSGATGDGRTDDDGRTDDDAQPFVERVLSVVESIPSGRVMTYGDVAATLGSRAARMVGQIMAYYGSGYPWWRVVRASGHPPANHEHIALQYYRAEGTPLLGGGTAAYRVDLPAARYTP, from the coding sequence GTGCCCTCGAGCTCTGAGCGGAGCGGCGCGACCGGCGACGGCCGCACGGACGACGACGGCCGCACCGACGACGACGCCCAGCCGTTCGTCGAGCGCGTCCTCTCCGTTGTCGAGTCGATCCCGTCCGGCAGGGTGATGACCTACGGCGACGTGGCCGCCACCCTGGGATCGCGCGCCGCGCGCATGGTCGGCCAGATCATGGCCTACTACGGCAGCGGCTACCCGTGGTGGCGCGTGGTGCGGGCGAGCGGTCACCCTCCCGCCAACCACGAGCACATCGCGCTGCAGTACTACCGCGCGGAGGGCACGCCCCTCCTCGGCGGGGGAACGGCCGCGTACCGCGTCGACCTGCCGGCCGCCCGATACACTCCATAG
- a CDS encoding GNAT family N-acetyltransferase, with translation MAELRLEELSASNVVAANALTLKPGQEQFVAPVSYSAAAAVTNPQTSWQRVVTDGDEVVGFIMGNFDPEAEHEEFRSILWRINVDADDQGRGIGTFAVHSLADEARNRGLSRLYVIWEPGELGPEQFFLRSGFQPIGETQYGETIGALEL, from the coding sequence ATGGCTGAGTTGAGACTTGAAGAGTTGAGCGCGTCGAACGTTGTGGCGGCGAACGCTCTCACGCTGAAGCCGGGCCAGGAGCAGTTCGTCGCTCCTGTGTCGTACTCGGCCGCGGCCGCCGTCACCAATCCGCAGACCTCCTGGCAGCGCGTCGTCACCGACGGCGACGAGGTCGTCGGGTTCATCATGGGCAACTTCGACCCGGAGGCCGAGCACGAAGAGTTCCGCTCGATCCTCTGGCGCATCAACGTGGATGCGGACGACCAGGGTCGCGGCATCGGCACGTTCGCGGTCCACTCGCTCGCCGACGAGGCGCGCAACCGCGGGCTCTCGCGGCTCTACGTCATCTGGGAGCCCGGCGAGCTCGGTCCTGAGCAGTTCTTCCTCCGCAGCGGCTTCCAGCCCATCGGCGAGACCCAGTACGGCGAGACGATCGGTGCCCTCGAGCTCTGA
- a CDS encoding NADP-dependent isocitrate dehydrogenase yields MDKIKVEGTVVELDGDEMTRIIWQAIKDSLIHPYLDVNLEYYDLGIEKRDETDDQITVDAANAILKHGVGVKCATITPDEARVEEFGLKKMWRSPNGTIRNILGGVVFREPIIISNIPRLVPGWNKPIVIGRHAFGDQYRATDFTFDGPGTLTMSFQPADGGEAQSFEIYQAPGAGVAMGMYNQDASIRDFARASFNYGLDRQYPVYLSTKNTILKAYDGRFKDLFQEVFDTEYKEKFEAAGLTYEHRLIDDMVASSLKWEGGYVWACKNYDGDVQSDTVAQGFGSLGLMTSVLTTPDGKVVEAEAAHGTVTRHYRQHQQGKPTSTNPIASIYAWTRGLAHRGKLDGNQELIDFTHTLEDVVIKTVESGKMTKDLALLVGPDQPYQTTEEFLATLGENLKARLS; encoded by the coding sequence TTGGACAAGATCAAGGTTGAAGGCACCGTCGTCGAACTCGACGGCGACGAGATGACTCGCATCATCTGGCAGGCGATCAAAGACTCCCTCATCCACCCGTACCTCGACGTGAACCTCGAGTACTACGACCTCGGCATCGAGAAGCGCGACGAGACCGACGACCAGATCACCGTGGATGCGGCGAACGCCATCCTGAAGCACGGTGTCGGCGTCAAGTGCGCCACGATCACGCCCGACGAGGCGCGTGTCGAGGAGTTCGGCCTGAAGAAGATGTGGCGCAGCCCGAACGGCACGATCCGCAACATCCTCGGTGGTGTCGTGTTCCGTGAGCCGATCATCATCTCGAACATCCCGCGCCTGGTGCCCGGCTGGAACAAGCCGATCGTCATCGGCCGTCATGCGTTCGGCGACCAGTACCGCGCCACCGACTTCACCTTCGACGGCCCCGGCACGCTCACGATGAGCTTCCAGCCGGCCGACGGCGGAGAGGCCCAGTCCTTCGAGATCTATCAGGCGCCGGGCGCCGGTGTCGCGATGGGCATGTACAACCAGGATGCGTCGATCCGCGACTTCGCCCGCGCGTCGTTCAACTACGGTCTCGACCGCCAGTATCCGGTCTACCTGTCGACCAAGAACACCATCCTCAAGGCGTACGACGGCCGTTTCAAGGACCTGTTCCAGGAGGTCTTCGACACCGAGTACAAGGAGAAGTTCGAGGCGGCCGGGCTCACCTACGAGCACCGTCTGATCGACGACATGGTCGCATCCAGCCTCAAGTGGGAGGGCGGATACGTCTGGGCCTGCAAGAACTACGACGGCGACGTGCAGTCCGACACCGTCGCGCAGGGCTTCGGCTCGCTCGGCCTGATGACCTCCGTGCTCACCACCCCGGACGGCAAGGTCGTCGAGGCGGAGGCTGCACACGGTACGGTCACCCGCCACTACCGCCAGCACCAGCAGGGCAAGCCCACGTCGACCAACCCGATCGCCTCGATCTACGCCTGGACGCGCGGCCTCGCGCACCGCGGCAAGCTCGACGGCAACCAGGAGCTCATCGACTTCACGCACACCCTCGAAGACGTGGTCATCAAGACGGTCGAGTCGGGCAAGATGACGAAGGACCTCGCGCTCCTCGTCGGCCCGGACCAGCCGTACCAGACCACCGAGGAGTTCCTCGCGACCCTCGGTGAGAACCTCAAGGCTCGCCTGAGCTAG